One Chloroflexota bacterium DNA segment encodes these proteins:
- a CDS encoding LPXTG cell wall anchor domain-containing protein, whose protein sequence is MNNSKRLVTAYAAILLVLSVTVLAFTDTPRQPTGLNAVKPMLQGTSTPTNTPRSLPPTATTTNTSPPNLTATFVFTQSQTSAAQTAAAQTATSAAQTAAAQTSTSAAARLTQTAQARGTGTALAVAQTAVAATQTALAQPTATSTTAATAEPTQVPATITPLLSGATAVPTSLFAATATSTPIPSSALPTTGGDSPIFWLIAGLVAIALAFGSRYLRQSTT, encoded by the coding sequence ATGAACAACTCGAAACGGCTCGTGACTGCTTATGCGGCTATTTTGTTAGTTCTGTCTGTTACCGTGCTTGCCTTCACCGATACTCCTCGGCAACCGACCGGCTTGAATGCCGTCAAGCCAATGTTGCAGGGGACCTCAACCCCGACGAATACGCCGCGCAGTCTACCGCCGACGGCGACGACAACGAACACTTCTCCGCCGAATTTGACAGCGACTTTTGTCTTTACCCAATCCCAGACATCCGCGGCTCAAACTGCAGCGGCGCAAACCGCGACCTCTGCCGCTCAAACTGCCGCCGCTCAAACTTCGACCTCTGCTGCCGCGCGTCTTACCCAGACCGCCCAAGCCAGAGGAACCGGCACTGCATTAGCGGTGGCGCAAACTGCGGTCGCGGCAACCCAGACTGCGCTTGCCCAACCCACTGCAACTTCAACCACCGCCGCTACGGCGGAACCGACCCAGGTTCCCGCGACCATCACACCCTTGTTGTCCGGCGCAACCGCCGTGCCCACTTCACTCTTCGCGGCAACAGCAACCTCAACGCCAATCCCCTCGTCGGCGCTGCCGACCACCGGCGGTGATTCACCTATCTTTTGGTTGATTGCCGGACTCGTCGCCATCGCGCTAGCATTTGGTTCGCGCTATTTGCGCCAATCCACGACTTGA